Below is a window of Desulfovermiculus halophilus DSM 18834 DNA.
TGGGGGTGGCCTGGCAGACCGCCCTGGGGGCGGTCTTTATCTCCGGGGTCGTCTTTTTGGTCTTGAGCATTCTGCCGGTCAGGGAATGGCTGATCAACTCCATCCCCAGGACACTGAAGGTGGCCATCGCCGGAGGCATCGGCTTTTTTCTGGCCATCATCGGGCTGAAAAATACTGGTATTATCGTTGCCCATCCCAGCACCCTGGTCAGTGCCGGTTCCTTGACCGAGCCCACTGTCGTGCTTTCGGTCCTCGCTTTCGCCTTGATGGCGGCCCTGCACTTCCGCCGTATACCGGGGGCCATCCTGATCAGCATCCTGGCCGCTACAGGCGCGGGGGTTATGCTGCAGCTCACCCCAGTCCCTGGTTTTGTCTCCAGGCCTCCGAGCCTGGCCCCAACCCTGCTGCAGATGGATGTTCCCGGGGCCCTGGAAATGGGCCTGCTGGCTGTTATCTTTACCTTTGTGCTCACGGATCTGTTCGATTCCGCGGGCACCCTGGTCGGAGTGACCCAGGGCGCGGGCATGGTGGACAAGCAGGGCCGCCTTCCCCGACTGAAGAATGCCCTTTTCGCGGACAGCTCGGCCACCATAGCCGGATCGGTCCTGGGGACATCCACAACAACCAGCTATGTGGAGAGCCTGGCCGGGGTTGAAGCCGGAGGACGGACCGGGCTGACCGCCGTGACCGTGGCCGTCCTTTTTCTGCTCTCCCTGTTCTTTGCTCCCCTGGCCGGAGCGATCCCTTCCTACGCCACTGCCCCGGCCCTGGTCTTTGTGGCCTGTCTGATGGCCAAAAATCTCAAAGATATCAACTGGGATGACCTCACCGAATATATCCCGGCGGTGATCACGATGCTGGCCATGCCCTTGACCTTCTCCATCGCCACAGGCATCGGTTTCGGTTTCATCTCCTATGCCCTGATCAAGACCTTGAGCTTCCGGCTCAGGGATCTGAGCCCCTCGGTTTTGACCGTGTCCGGACTGTTCCTGATCAAGTTCATCGTGGGGTAGAACGACCCATCCTCTAATATTCTGGGTTTGCGCTCAGGCTCATTCCTCTCGCTGAACAAAAGTCTTCTTGCGCGAAGCAACGTCAGTGCTTCGTGGTCAGCCCTTGTTTGACAGATCGGGGAACCCTTGATATTTTGCTATCTATATCGATACCACACTACGTATTTGTGTAGTTTTTATGAGTGCATCCATACTTTCCAGGGCCGTCCAGGTCATCGACGCGGTGAGCAAAAGCGAGCATGGACTGCGGTTTTCCGATATCGCGGCCCTCCTGTCCCATCCCAGCCCATCCACTGTGAACAAGATCTTAAAAGAGCTGACCCGGGAAAGGATTTTGGAAAAAAACGGATCCGGCCGCTATACCCTGGGAAGAAAGACCTATTTCTGGGGCCGGTGCATGGCGGCCAAGAACACGCCGATACAGATTATCCGCTCCTGCATGGAGCAGCTGCACAAGGACTTGAGCGCTTCAGTCAATCTCTTTACCTGCATAGACCAGCGACTGTTCTGTCTGGAAAGCATTGTGGATCCTGACTCGCCCGCCTTGTGGCAGGCAGGGAAGAGCCTGCCTCTGCATATTTCCGTCCTGGGCGCGGTTTTTTTCATGTCCGAAGAACAGGTTCAGGATGAAGAGTTCCTGGCTCAGGAGATGAGCCGGCATGAGGCGATGCTGGAGCTAAAGGAAGTAAAGGACGTGCTGCATCAAGCCCGCAGAAGCGACTTTCTAGACGACCGGGGCATCTTTTTCCCCGGCATGCGCCGGTTCGCCGTTCCGCTGTACGAATCGGGGCAGGTGGCCATGACTCTGGGAGTGGGGGTTATGCCGGCTAGGCTGGAGCGGGTTCCCGGACTCGGGGACCGAATCGCGGATAAGCTGCATTCAGCCAGGGCCGAGATCGAGTCATTTATAAACCCCTGACAAAGACGTTGAACCAAAAATATACCTTGGAGGGAGTATGCAATCCAAACGGCCGAACATTCTTATTATCCAGGCCGACCAACTCGCAGCCCAGGCATTGCCCTGCTACGGCAACCAGGTGGTCCAGGCCCCGAATCTGGATTCCTTGGCTGAGGACGGCGTGGTCTTCGACAGCGCCTACTGCAACAATCCCCTGTGCGCCCCGTCCAGGTTCTCCATGATGTCCGGACAGCATACATCGCGGATAGAAGCATTCGACAACGGGGCCGAATTTCCCGGGGACATCCCCACCTTTGCCCATTACCTGCGGGTCAACGGATACCAGACCTGCCTGTCCGGCAAGATGCACTTCGTGGGCGCCGATCAGATGCACGGCTTTGAAGAGCGCCTGACCACGGACGTCTACCCTGCCGACCACGGCTGGGCCCCGGACTGGAGACATCCCGAGCACCGCTTCGACTGGTGGTATCACAACATGTCCAGCATCACCCAGGCCGGGCCCTGTGAGCGGACCAATCAGATCGATTTCGACGATGAGACGGAATTCTACGCGGTGCGCAAGATATACGACGTGGCCAGAAGCGACGATGACCGTCCGTTCTGCCTGGTCTGCTCCTTCACCGATCCCCACGATCCCTACAACTGCCCCAAGGAGCACTGGGACCGCTACGACCACGAGTCCATTGATCTGCCCCGGGTGGGCACCCTCCCGGATCAGGAACTGGACCCGCACAGCCGGAGGCTTCGGGCCGCGTACCAGGCCGATGTGACCAAGATCACCAATGAAGACATCAAGAATGCCAGACGGGCCTATTACGGCCAGATCAGCTATATCGACGACAAGATCGGCAAGCTGCTCAAGGCCCTGGACGACACCGGGATGAAGGAGGACACCATCATCCTGTTCACCGCGGATCATGGGGACATGCTGGGAGAGAAGGGGCTGTGGTTCAAGATGTCCCTGTTTGAGGGCTCAGCCCGGGTGCCCCTGCTCGTCCATGCCCCCAAGCGGTTTGGGGCCAAGCGTGTGGATACACCGGTTTCCCTGGTTGACCTGCTGCCCACCCTGCTGGATGTGAGCGATGATCCGCATCTGAAAGAGCCGGCGGACACCATGGACGGGGAAAGCCTGGTCCCCCTGCTGGAGAACGGGGACGGGGCGGAAAGCCGGACGGTGATCTCCGAGTTCTTGGGCGAGGGGGCCATAGCTCCCTGCTTCATGGTCCGCAGGGAGAGCTACAAGTACATCTACAGCCAGCCGGATCCCCCGCAACTGTACGATCTGCGCTCCGACCCCGAGGAGCTGACCAACCTGGCCGGCAGCCCGGAGTACAGCCAGATCGAAAAAGAGCTGCACCAGGTTGTCCTTGACCATCAGGATCCGGAGAAGGTCCACCAAGCTGTCCTGGCCAGTCAGGACCGGAGGCGTCTGGTGTTTAGCGCCCATATGACCGGGAAACACACACCCTGGGACTTTCAGCCCGTTCACGACGCATCCATCAAATACATGCGCAACCACCTGGACTTAAATGACGTGGAAGGCAGGGCCAGGATCGATTCCAAAAAATAGACCTCAGCCGGGCCGTTGGGAATCCTTCCCTTCGGCCCGACATACACAGCCATGACTCCTCCATTCTCTCTGCTCATCAAACCGGCATCCGCGGACTGCAACCTGGAGTGCGACTACTGCTTTTACCTGCGGAAAAAAGATTTGTATCCGGAAACAGCCAGGCACAGGATGCCGGATCATGTTCTGGATCGGCTGATCCAGAGTTATATGGCCACCAGCCAGCCGGCATACTCCATGATCTGGCAGGGCGGCGAGCCCACCCTCATGGGCCACGATTTCTTCCAGCAGGCCATTGAGCTGCAGAAGAGGTACGGGCGAACAGGGGCGCGAATAGCCAACAGCGTCCAGACCAACGCCACCCTGATCACCCCCAAGCTGGCCTCTCTTTTTGCCTCCTATCGCTTTCTGCTCGGGTGCAGCCTGGACGGGCCGGCCGGGATGCACGATACGTACAGGAAGGCTCCGGGGGGCAGGCCCTCCCACCATCTGGCCGAGAAGGGCATCCGGGTCCTGCAGGAGCACCGGGTCCCGGTGAATGCCCTGGTCCTGGTCAGTCAGGCCAATGTGCATAAACCCCTTGAGGTCTACGAG
It encodes the following:
- a CDS encoding IclR family transcriptional regulator — its product is MSASILSRAVQVIDAVSKSEHGLRFSDIAALLSHPSPSTVNKILKELTRERILEKNGSGRYTLGRKTYFWGRCMAAKNTPIQIIRSCMEQLHKDLSASVNLFTCIDQRLFCLESIVDPDSPALWQAGKSLPLHISVLGAVFFMSEEQVQDEEFLAQEMSRHEAMLELKEVKDVLHQARRSDFLDDRGIFFPGMRRFAVPLYESGQVAMTLGVGVMPARLERVPGLGDRIADKLHSARAEIESFINP
- the betC gene encoding choline-sulfatase — translated: MQSKRPNILIIQADQLAAQALPCYGNQVVQAPNLDSLAEDGVVFDSAYCNNPLCAPSRFSMMSGQHTSRIEAFDNGAEFPGDIPTFAHYLRVNGYQTCLSGKMHFVGADQMHGFEERLTTDVYPADHGWAPDWRHPEHRFDWWYHNMSSITQAGPCERTNQIDFDDETEFYAVRKIYDVARSDDDRPFCLVCSFTDPHDPYNCPKEHWDRYDHESIDLPRVGTLPDQELDPHSRRLRAAYQADVTKITNEDIKNARRAYYGQISYIDDKIGKLLKALDDTGMKEDTIILFTADHGDMLGEKGLWFKMSLFEGSARVPLLVHAPKRFGAKRVDTPVSLVDLLPTLLDVSDDPHLKEPADTMDGESLVPLLENGDGAESRTVISEFLGEGAIAPCFMVRRESYKYIYSQPDPPQLYDLRSDPEELTNLAGSPEYSQIEKELHQVVLDHQDPEKVHQAVLASQDRRRLVFSAHMTGKHTPWDFQPVHDASIKYMRNHLDLNDVEGRARIDSKK
- a CDS encoding NCS2 family permease, with the translated sequence MLDSFFQLTKNRTTVRQEVIAGVTTFLTMSYVIFVNPSILADAGMDKGAVFVATCFAAVIGTLIMGVVANYPVALAPGMGLTAFFTYTVVLGMGVAWQTALGAVFISGVVFLVLSILPVREWLINSIPRTLKVAIAGGIGFFLAIIGLKNTGIIVAHPSTLVSAGSLTEPTVVLSVLAFALMAALHFRRIPGAILISILAATGAGVMLQLTPVPGFVSRPPSLAPTLLQMDVPGALEMGLLAVIFTFVLTDLFDSAGTLVGVTQGAGMVDKQGRLPRLKNALFADSSATIAGSVLGTSTTTSYVESLAGVEAGGRTGLTAVTVAVLFLLSLFFAPLAGAIPSYATAPALVFVACLMAKNLKDINWDDLTEYIPAVITMLAMPLTFSIATGIGFGFISYALIKTLSFRLRDLSPSVLTVSGLFLIKFIVG